The Miltoncostaea oceani genome includes a region encoding these proteins:
- a CDS encoding cytochrome c biogenesis protein: MTDARPSRRLAVTGGVSAALVLLATYGVFFVAPEDADQGIIQKIFYFHVAIAIVGLGAFGVAAIYGIRYLRSRDERFDEISSISIGIGLAFSVLVVITGSIWAKASWGTWWVWTDPRLVTFLIVLLLYAAYFVLRSSAEGERQARYSAVYSVAAFASVPLSFYSVRVARSFVHPVVFTQNGADMPNSMLIWFVVTLLATVGVFLTLLQIELVQRRADRALRRVKARLEATA; encoded by the coding sequence ATGACTGACGCGCGTCCGTCCCGGCGTCTGGCGGTCACCGGCGGCGTGTCGGCGGCCCTCGTGCTGCTGGCGACCTACGGGGTGTTCTTCGTCGCGCCCGAGGACGCCGACCAGGGGATCATCCAGAAGATCTTCTACTTCCACGTGGCCATCGCCATCGTCGGCCTCGGCGCCTTCGGCGTCGCCGCGATCTACGGCATCCGCTACCTCCGCTCCCGCGACGAGCGCTTCGACGAGATCTCCTCGATCTCGATCGGCATCGGCCTCGCCTTCTCCGTCCTGGTGGTCATCACCGGGTCGATCTGGGCGAAGGCGTCGTGGGGCACCTGGTGGGTCTGGACCGACCCGCGCCTCGTGACGTTCCTGATCGTCCTGCTGCTCTACGCCGCCTACTTCGTGCTCCGGTCGTCGGCCGAGGGCGAGCGCCAGGCCCGGTACTCGGCCGTCTACTCGGTCGCCGCCTTCGCCTCCGTGCCGCTGTCGTTCTACTCGGTGCGCGTCGCGCGCTCGTTCGTGCACCCCGTCGTCTTCACCCAGAACGGGGCGGACATGCCGAACTCGATGCTGATCTGGTTCGTCGTGACGCTCCTCGCGACGGTCGGCGTCTTCCTGACCCTGCTGCAGATCGAGCTCGTCCAGCGCCGCGCCGACCGCGCGCTGCGCCGGGTCAAGGCGCGCCTGGAGGCGACGGCGTGA
- a CDS encoding ester cyclase, producing MTLTGAVARYHDAWNDHDAAACAGCFTPDGVRTWFVRPPGSAPGDPFPTFTGRPAIAEGIADFLQGVPDLVLEVDALSEGSDERVWTEWRVTGTLGAAWSDPAARGRTLDLVGVSVFRVAPGGLAEERVYWDSVLLTPGSERAFTA from the coding sequence GTGACCCTCACCGGCGCCGTCGCGCGCTACCACGACGCCTGGAACGACCACGACGCCGCGGCCTGCGCGGGCTGCTTCACCCCTGACGGCGTCCGCACGTGGTTCGTCCGCCCGCCGGGGTCCGCCCCGGGCGACCCCTTCCCGACCTTCACCGGGCGCCCGGCGATCGCCGAGGGGATCGCGGACTTCCTGCAGGGGGTGCCGGACCTCGTGCTCGAGGTCGACGCCCTGAGCGAGGGGAGCGACGAGAGGGTGTGGACAGAGTGGCGGGTGACCGGCACCCTGGGCGCGGCGTGGAGCGACCCCGCGGCGCGCGGACGCACCCTCGACCTCGTGGGGGTGTCGGTCTTCCGTGTGGCGCCCGGCGGCCTCGCCGAGGAGCGCGTCTACTGGGACTCCGTGCTGCTGACACCGGGGTCGGAGCGCGCCTTCACCGCCTGA
- a CDS encoding heme exporter protein CcmB: protein MSAARPAWRRQLRALLLKDLRLELRTRDTVVAMLLFAIVAMTIFQFAVGSRGEDLTPAAGGILWAVLALTAVLGVGRSWVPEREQRVLDGILGAPVPRDVLMAAKAGAIYAYLLAVEIVAVPVMALFFIREPDPVDLLLIGVVCLIANVGIAVLGSLLAVLALFARARELLLPVLFLPSLLPVVIAAAGATHAVAAGTNDLAEYRGYCLFLGVYAVIFGLVAYATYEHVFDD from the coding sequence GTGAGCGCCGCACGCCCCGCCTGGCGGCGCCAGCTCCGCGCCCTGCTGCTGAAGGACCTGCGGCTCGAGCTGAGGACGCGGGACACGGTCGTCGCCATGCTGCTTTTCGCGATCGTCGCGATGACCATCTTCCAGTTCGCCGTGGGGTCGCGCGGCGAGGACCTCACCCCCGCCGCCGGGGGGATCCTGTGGGCCGTGCTCGCCCTCACGGCGGTGCTCGGCGTCGGGCGCTCGTGGGTGCCGGAGCGGGAGCAGCGGGTGCTCGACGGCATCCTCGGCGCCCCCGTCCCCCGCGACGTCCTGATGGCGGCGAAGGCGGGGGCCATCTACGCCTACCTCCTGGCCGTCGAGATCGTCGCCGTGCCGGTGATGGCGCTGTTCTTCATCCGGGAGCCCGACCCCGTCGACCTGCTCCTGATCGGTGTCGTATGCCTCATTGCGAACGTCGGGATCGCGGTCCTCGGATCCCTGCTCGCCGTGCTCGCCCTCTTCGCCCGGGCGCGCGAGCTGCTCCTGCCGGTCCTGTTCCTCCCCTCCCTGCTGCCCGTCGTCATCGCCGCGGCGGGCGCGACGCACGCCGTCGCAGCGGGGACGAACGACCTCGCGGAGTACCGGGGCTACTGCCTGTTCCTCGGGGTGTATGCGGTAATCTTCGGGCTTGTGGCCTACGCGACGTACGAGCACGTCTTCGATGACTGA
- a CDS encoding precorrin-2 dehydrogenase/sirohydrochlorin ferrochelatase family protein: protein MFVDIGGRRCLVVGGGTIATDKARKLVEHGAVLRVVSPDVTAELAAMTAAGGAEHRGRTYLPEDLDGCTLAFAATDRADVNRAVAADARERGIPCNVADAPARGDFTVPSVVRRGDLAIAVSTGGASPVVARHVRRRIEEAYGPEWEALIALLRDLRGDLKARHRDMPGRRAAVERLMESDVLRRLAEGDDDGARALARRVLDLEGVAA from the coding sequence ATGTTCGTCGACATCGGCGGCCGCCGCTGCCTCGTGGTGGGCGGCGGGACGATCGCGACCGACAAGGCCCGCAAGCTCGTCGAGCACGGCGCCGTCCTGCGCGTCGTGAGCCCCGACGTCACCGCCGAGCTGGCCGCCATGACCGCCGCCGGCGGCGCCGAGCACCGCGGCCGCACCTACCTGCCCGAGGACCTCGACGGCTGCACCCTGGCGTTCGCGGCGACCGACCGCGCCGACGTGAACCGCGCCGTCGCCGCCGACGCGCGGGAGCGGGGGATCCCCTGCAACGTCGCCGACGCCCCCGCCCGCGGCGACTTCACCGTCCCCTCCGTCGTGCGCCGCGGCGACCTCGCGATCGCCGTGTCGACCGGCGGGGCGAGCCCCGTCGTCGCCCGGCACGTCCGGCGGCGGATCGAGGAGGCCTACGGACCCGAGTGGGAGGCGCTGATCGCGTTGCTGCGCGACCTGCGCGGCGACCTCAAGGCCCGCCACCGCGACATGCCCGGCCGCCGGGCCGCGGTCGAGCGCCTGATGGAGTCCGACGTCCTGCGGCGCCTCGCCGAGGGCGACGACGACGGCGCCCGCGCGCTCGCGCGCCGCGTGCTCGACCTCGAGGGGGTGGCGGCGTGA
- a CDS encoding ABC transporter ATP-binding protein, translated as MTGPPAELVRATGLVKRFGDRTAVDRVGLAVAGGECLAVLGPNGAGKSTLLRMVATLLRPEAGEVEVCGHPLPARANRARAEIGYLGHDPMVYLDLTARQNLELYADLFGLDDARDRVDRGLDRVGLLARSFDPVRTFSRGMAQRLGLARALLHEPRVLLLDEPYSGLDAAGARLLDAVLADLGDDRAAIIVTHEVERGVALAGSVLVMRAGRTVLRESLAGAEGPAFRRRYEELVA; from the coding sequence ATGACCGGTCCGCCGGCCGAGCTGGTGCGGGCGACCGGTCTGGTGAAGCGCTTCGGGGACCGGACCGCCGTCGACCGGGTCGGCCTGGCCGTCGCCGGCGGCGAGTGCCTCGCGGTGCTCGGCCCGAACGGCGCCGGCAAGAGCACGCTGCTGCGGATGGTCGCCACGCTCCTGCGTCCCGAGGCGGGGGAGGTCGAGGTCTGCGGGCACCCCCTCCCGGCGCGCGCCAACCGCGCCCGTGCCGAGATCGGCTACCTCGGGCACGACCCCATGGTCTACCTCGACCTCACCGCGCGGCAGAACCTCGAGCTCTACGCCGACCTCTTCGGCCTGGACGACGCCCGCGACCGGGTCGACCGGGGCCTCGACCGGGTCGGTCTGCTCGCCCGATCATTCGACCCCGTCCGAACGTTCAGCCGCGGGATGGCGCAACGCCTCGGCCTCGCGCGGGCCCTCCTGCACGAGCCGCGGGTGCTGCTGCTCGACGAGCCCTACTCGGGCCTCGACGCCGCCGGCGCCCGCCTGCTCGACGCCGTCCTGGCCGACCTCGGCGACGACCGCGCCGCGATCATCGTCACCCACGAGGTCGAGCGGGGCGTCGCCCTCGCCGGCAGCGTGCTCGTGATGCGGGCCGGGCGGACGGTGCTGCGCGAGTCGCTCGCCGGGGCCGAGGGCCCCGCCTTCCGGCGCCGCTACGAGGAGCTCGTGGCGTGA
- the hemC gene encoding hydroxymethylbilane synthase, protein MATRQSPLALAQTGLVADALRAAGHTPELLGLTTTGDRWSASGTGPAPDKGLFVKELEEALRDGRADVAVHSAKDLPGELPAGLAVLAVPPREDPRDVIVGPGDGLDGLPAGARVATGSPRRAAQVLAARPDLVIVPIRGNVGTRLDKLARGDADALVLAAAGLRRLGLAPAGMVALPVAVSTPAPGQGLLAVEGRPGAPAAAAAAAVLDDADAHACLRAERAVLAALGGGCLEPIGALCEVHAGGLRMTAFAGSADGSRGERVVVEGPRDDPEGLGAAAAERLAGVRR, encoded by the coding sequence ATCGCCACGCGGCAGTCGCCGCTCGCCCTCGCCCAGACCGGCCTGGTGGCGGACGCCCTGCGCGCGGCCGGCCACACGCCGGAGCTGCTCGGGCTGACCACCACCGGCGACCGCTGGAGCGCATCCGGCACCGGCCCCGCCCCCGACAAGGGGCTGTTCGTGAAGGAGCTCGAGGAGGCCCTCCGCGACGGCCGCGCCGACGTGGCCGTCCACTCCGCGAAGGACCTCCCCGGCGAGCTGCCGGCGGGGCTCGCGGTGCTCGCCGTCCCCCCGCGGGAGGACCCCCGCGACGTGATCGTCGGCCCCGGCGACGGGCTCGACGGCCTGCCCGCCGGCGCGCGCGTCGCGACGGGCAGCCCGCGCCGCGCCGCGCAGGTGCTCGCCGCCCGCCCCGACCTCGTGATCGTCCCGATCCGCGGCAACGTCGGCACCCGCCTCGACAAGCTCGCCCGGGGCGACGCCGACGCCCTCGTGCTCGCCGCCGCGGGCCTCCGCCGCCTCGGCCTCGCGCCCGCCGGCATGGTGGCCCTGCCCGTCGCGGTCTCGACCCCCGCCCCTGGCCAGGGCCTGCTCGCCGTCGAGGGCCGCCCCGGCGCCCCCGCCGCCGCGGCCGCCGCGGCGGTGCTCGACGACGCCGACGCCCACGCGTGTCTGCGCGCCGAGCGCGCCGTCCTCGCGGCGCTCGGCGGCGGCTGCCTCGAACCGATCGGCGCCCTCTGCGAGGTCCACGCCGGCGGGCTGCGGATGACCGCCTTCGCGGGATCCGCCGACGGGTCCCGTGGCGAGCGCGTCGTCGTGGAGGGCCCGCGTGACGACCCCGAGGGGCTCGGGGCGGCCGCGGCGGAGCGCCTCGCGGGGGTCCGCCGGTGA
- a CDS encoding UbiA-like polyprenyltransferase yields MTTSPPEAAPRAAGLGLIPALLSFVRFSHTIFALPFALASAVLARLEVPAAATLGWILLAMVGARTLAMALNRVIDADIDAANPRTASRELPSGRLALGQVAGLCAVSLAMLLVAVSQLPEETWVLWPVPVAAFVLYPLAKRVTWACHLALGLTIGIAPMGAWLAVTGDLGAAPVMLGLGVALWIAGFDIIYALLDVDFDRSHGVHSVPARFGEARALWVTRGLHAGAIALLAAAGAAAGAGWWYAVGVALCALVLLYENAIVRPGDTRRVQAAFAQSNGLLAVVFLAFTLADVTL; encoded by the coding sequence GTGACCACCTCCCCCCCGGAGGCCGCACCGCGGGCGGCGGGCCTCGGGCTGATCCCGGCCCTCCTGAGCTTCGTGCGCTTCTCGCACACGATTTTCGCGCTGCCCTTCGCGCTGGCCTCGGCCGTCCTCGCCCGCCTCGAGGTCCCCGCCGCCGCGACGCTCGGGTGGATCCTCCTCGCGATGGTCGGGGCCCGCACCCTCGCGATGGCCCTGAACCGCGTCATCGACGCCGACATCGACGCCGCCAACCCGCGCACCGCGTCCCGCGAGCTGCCGTCGGGCCGCCTCGCGCTCGGCCAGGTCGCCGGGCTCTGCGCCGTCAGCCTGGCGATGCTGCTCGTCGCCGTCTCCCAGCTCCCCGAGGAGACGTGGGTGCTGTGGCCCGTCCCCGTCGCCGCCTTCGTGCTCTACCCCCTCGCCAAGCGGGTGACGTGGGCCTGCCACCTCGCGCTCGGCCTCACCATCGGGATCGCGCCGATGGGGGCGTGGCTCGCCGTCACCGGCGACCTCGGCGCGGCGCCCGTCATGCTCGGCCTCGGGGTCGCCCTCTGGATCGCGGGCTTCGACATCATCTACGCGCTCCTCGACGTCGACTTCGACCGCTCACACGGCGTCCACTCCGTCCCCGCGCGCTTCGGCGAGGCGCGCGCGCTCTGGGTCACCCGCGGGCTGCACGCCGGGGCGATCGCCCTGCTCGCCGCCGCGGGCGCCGCCGCCGGCGCCGGGTGGTGGTACGCCGTCGGCGTCGCCCTCTGCGCCCTCGTGCTCCTCTACGAGAACGCGATCGTCCGGCCCGGCGACACCCGCCGCGTGCAGGCGGCCTTCGCGCAGTCGAACGGGCTGCTCGCCGTCGTCTTCCTGGCCTTCACCCTCGCCGACGTCACGCTCTAG
- the hemA gene encoding glutamyl-tRNA reductase: MNLLVLGLSHKTAPVEQREKAALSDSAARQMLRELMAHGTVDEAIALSTCNRTEVYVGTPDPLRAEDAVAAAIVAHTKISGEELACARYVLRDDRAAAQLFRVTSSLDSMVIGESEIQGQVRSAWDLAVEEGSAGPLLNQLFRQAIEVGKSIRTRTRIGSGSSSVPAVALDLAEDVLSDLPGRRVLVIGAGRMAEATTLALMQHGVRDVVVANRTVGTARTLAERFGGRGVGFDRIDEELRGADIVISSTDAPHPILGPDEISPVMADRADRPMVVVDISVPRDVDAAVAAVPGVALYDIDDLERVVEANINGRRLEAERGEGFVIGAVQGFSAWRRGLSATPAITSLRQRAEAIRRGELERIESQWDSPLTDADRERLEALTKSIVNKLLHEPTVRVRAAAEGGDGEALRHLESLRHLFGLEAQTGTN; the protein is encoded by the coding sequence GTGAACCTCCTCGTCCTCGGCCTCTCCCACAAGACCGCGCCGGTCGAGCAGCGCGAGAAGGCGGCGCTCTCCGACAGCGCCGCCCGCCAGATGCTCCGCGAGCTGATGGCCCACGGCACCGTCGACGAGGCCATCGCCCTCTCGACCTGCAACCGCACCGAGGTCTACGTCGGCACGCCCGACCCCCTCCGCGCCGAGGACGCCGTCGCCGCCGCGATCGTCGCCCACACCAAGATCTCCGGCGAGGAGCTCGCCTGCGCCCGCTACGTGCTGCGCGACGACCGCGCCGCCGCGCAGCTCTTCCGGGTGACGTCGAGCCTCGACTCGATGGTCATCGGAGAGAGCGAGATCCAGGGTCAGGTGCGCTCCGCCTGGGACCTCGCCGTCGAGGAGGGCAGCGCCGGCCCGCTCCTCAACCAGCTGTTCCGCCAGGCGATCGAGGTCGGCAAGAGCATCCGCACGCGCACGCGCATCGGGTCGGGGTCGTCGTCGGTCCCCGCCGTCGCGCTCGACCTGGCCGAGGACGTCCTGTCCGACCTGCCGGGCCGGCGGGTGCTGGTGATCGGCGCGGGCCGCATGGCCGAGGCGACGACCCTCGCCCTCATGCAGCACGGCGTCCGCGACGTCGTCGTCGCCAACCGGACCGTCGGGACCGCCCGCACCCTCGCCGAGCGCTTCGGGGGCCGCGGCGTGGGCTTCGACCGGATCGACGAGGAGCTGCGGGGCGCCGACATCGTCATCTCCTCGACCGACGCGCCCCACCCGATCCTCGGCCCCGACGAGATCTCCCCCGTCATGGCCGACCGCGCCGACCGGCCGATGGTCGTCGTCGACATCTCCGTCCCCCGCGACGTGGACGCCGCCGTCGCCGCGGTGCCCGGGGTCGCGCTCTACGACATCGACGACCTCGAGCGCGTCGTCGAGGCCAACATCAACGGCCGCCGCCTCGAGGCCGAGCGCGGCGAGGGCTTCGTCATCGGCGCCGTCCAGGGCTTCTCGGCGTGGCGCCGCGGCCTGTCCGCCACCCCCGCGATCACGTCGCTGCGCCAGCGCGCCGAGGCGATCCGCCGGGGCGAGCTCGAGCGGATCGAGAGCCAGTGGGACTCCCCGCTCACCGACGCCGACCGCGAGCGCCTCGAGGCCCTCACCAAGAGCATCGTCAACAAGCTCCTCCACGAGCCGACCGTACGCGTGAGGGCGGCCGCCGAGGGTGGCGACGGCGAGGCCCTGCGCCACCTCGAGAGCCTGCGTCACCTCTTCGGGCTCGAGGCGCAGACCGGCACGAACTAG
- a CDS encoding helix-turn-helix transcriptional regulator, which translates to MLIGRDGERARLREVLADIRRGRGAAVVIRGEPGIGKTALLDDLRSAATGVRALSARGVESEASLAFAGLADVLRPVLDRRGALPPAQRTAIEAAMALGPPAVPDRFAAYAAALGLLEVVAAEAPLLVLVDDVHWLDVPSREALLFCARRLGDDPVAIVATSRRAPHDDLDIGGIDEIALGPLDEASSRRLLRAALPGADESLLRTLLDDAGGNPLALVELPRGLDEDERAGVRAPPRPPRAGEALVRSYRSLLARLPAPARRACLMVAISEDAGSSALDAALAREGGRREDLATAEAAGLVVIAGGTARMRHPVLRSVVRELATPAERRAAHRAIADALDPASDAEARAWHLAEATLGPDEEAAAALEQAAMAAAARTAYSAAAGALERAAALSRDPAAATARRLRATELAMAAGRPAWSLSLLEGARDGGAAATHLRGLVTLLAGDLDGAFRTLVEGARHEAARSPTAAAAMLADAVLTRTIAGDCHTALAVARQAFAIDPEGPTRVPSLVGYLAGTLVLRGQARAARPLLERFDVLTAEVDVTSPVGQMVVLSASWRGWLGDYEVTDARLDQWIDQGRASAAVGFLGFVLAFGCEMDFRLGRWGRARSRGEEALALLAETGQMGPSGYAAASLACVEGGLGLTDDARRRASETLEVAERLRVASAETYARAALGFASLGEGDPQRAVGDLARLEADTLRHGLAEPATVPWQPDLVEAYVRAGRVHDARRVLATLSEQAHRTGGVWALAVTHRCRGLIDDDLDRHFGEALRLHGRLPLPFDRARTELAYGARLRRAGRRTDARMHLERALAVFEDLGAQPWSRQAREEIAASGARLRPRAGGRPGEDLSPRELQIALAVAEGATNREVAGRLFLSEKTVERHLGSIYRKLGVRSRTELARHVATGALRR; encoded by the coding sequence GTGCTCATCGGCCGGGATGGGGAGCGGGCGCGACTCCGCGAGGTCCTCGCGGACATCCGCCGCGGGCGCGGGGCGGCGGTGGTGATCCGCGGAGAGCCGGGAATCGGCAAGACGGCGCTGCTCGACGACCTGCGCAGCGCGGCGACCGGCGTCCGCGCGCTCTCGGCGCGCGGGGTCGAGTCCGAGGCCAGCCTCGCGTTCGCCGGACTCGCGGACGTGCTCCGACCCGTCCTCGACCGGCGTGGCGCCCTCCCGCCGGCGCAGCGCACGGCGATCGAGGCGGCGATGGCCCTCGGCCCCCCGGCGGTGCCGGACCGCTTCGCGGCGTACGCGGCGGCCCTCGGCCTCCTCGAGGTCGTCGCCGCTGAGGCCCCGCTCCTCGTCCTGGTCGATGACGTCCACTGGCTCGACGTCCCCAGCCGCGAGGCCCTGCTGTTCTGCGCACGGCGGCTCGGGGACGATCCGGTGGCGATCGTCGCCACCTCGCGTCGTGCCCCGCACGACGACCTCGACATCGGGGGGATCGACGAGATCGCGCTGGGGCCACTGGACGAGGCGTCGTCTCGGAGGCTCCTGCGGGCGGCGCTCCCCGGGGCGGACGAGTCCCTGCTCCGGACGCTCCTCGACGACGCGGGCGGCAACCCGCTCGCGCTCGTCGAGCTGCCCCGCGGCCTCGACGAGGACGAACGGGCCGGCGTCAGGGCGCCGCCGCGGCCGCCGCGGGCGGGCGAGGCCCTCGTGCGCAGCTACCGGAGCCTGCTCGCCCGGCTGCCCGCGCCGGCACGGCGTGCGTGCCTCATGGTGGCGATCAGCGAGGACGCCGGGTCCTCCGCGCTCGACGCCGCCCTCGCGCGGGAGGGCGGACGCCGGGAGGACCTCGCCACGGCGGAGGCGGCCGGGCTGGTGGTCATCGCCGGCGGCACCGCCCGCATGCGGCATCCCGTGCTCCGGTCGGTGGTTCGCGAGCTGGCCACGCCCGCCGAGCGGCGCGCGGCGCATCGCGCGATCGCGGACGCGCTCGATCCCGCCTCCGACGCGGAGGCGCGCGCATGGCACCTGGCCGAGGCGACCCTGGGTCCCGACGAGGAGGCCGCGGCCGCCCTCGAGCAGGCGGCCATGGCGGCCGCCGCGCGCACGGCGTACTCGGCCGCCGCAGGTGCCCTGGAGAGGGCCGCGGCGCTCTCGCGCGACCCCGCGGCGGCGACGGCGCGCCGCCTCCGGGCGACGGAGCTCGCGATGGCCGCCGGACGCCCGGCGTGGAGCCTCTCCCTGCTCGAGGGCGCGCGCGACGGCGGAGCCGCCGCGACCCATCTGCGCGGATTGGTCACCCTGCTCGCCGGGGACCTGGACGGCGCCTTCCGCACCCTCGTCGAGGGGGCCCGGCACGAGGCGGCCCGCTCGCCGACGGCGGCCGCCGCGATGCTCGCCGACGCGGTGCTCACCCGGACGATCGCGGGGGACTGCCACACCGCGCTCGCCGTCGCGCGGCAGGCCTTCGCCATCGATCCCGAGGGGCCCACCCGCGTGCCCAGCCTCGTCGGATACCTGGCCGGGACGCTCGTCCTCCGCGGCCAGGCGAGGGCCGCGCGCCCCCTGCTCGAGCGCTTCGACGTCCTCACGGCGGAGGTCGACGTCACCTCGCCCGTCGGCCAGATGGTCGTCCTGTCGGCGTCCTGGCGCGGCTGGCTCGGCGACTACGAGGTGACCGATGCACGACTGGATCAGTGGATCGATCAGGGAAGGGCATCCGCCGCCGTGGGGTTCCTCGGCTTCGTGCTGGCCTTCGGGTGCGAGATGGACTTCCGCCTCGGGCGATGGGGCCGTGCCCGGTCCCGCGGCGAGGAGGCGCTCGCCCTGCTCGCCGAGACGGGTCAGATGGGTCCGTCGGGGTACGCCGCGGCGTCCCTGGCCTGCGTCGAGGGGGGCCTGGGCCTGACCGACGACGCGCGCCGGCGGGCGTCCGAGACCCTGGAGGTCGCGGAACGGCTGCGCGTCGCGTCGGCGGAGACCTACGCCCGCGCCGCCCTGGGCTTCGCCTCGCTCGGGGAGGGCGACCCGCAGCGGGCCGTCGGGGACCTGGCCCGGTTGGAGGCGGACACACTGCGGCACGGACTCGCGGAGCCCGCCACGGTCCCGTGGCAGCCGGATCTGGTGGAGGCCTACGTGCGTGCGGGGCGCGTCCACGACGCCCGCCGGGTGCTCGCGACCCTGTCCGAGCAGGCCCACCGCACCGGCGGCGTCTGGGCGCTGGCGGTGACCCACCGGTGCCGCGGGCTCATCGATGACGACCTCGACCGCCACTTCGGCGAGGCCCTCCGGCTGCACGGGCGCCTCCCCCTCCCGTTCGACCGGGCGCGCACCGAGCTCGCGTACGGCGCCCGCCTGCGGCGCGCGGGACGCCGGACGGACGCGCGGATGCACCTCGAGCGGGCGCTGGCGGTCTTCGAGGACCTCGGCGCCCAGCCGTGGTCGCGCCAGGCGCGCGAGGAGATCGCCGCGAGCGGCGCCCGCCTGCGACCGCGCGCGGGGGGGCGCCCCGGCGAGGATCTGTCGCCGCGGGAGCTGCAGATCGCCCTCGCGGTCGCCGAGGGCGCGACCAACAGGGAGGTCGCCGGCCGCCTCTTCCTCTCGGAGAAGACGGTCGAGCGCCACCTCGGGAGCATCTACCGCAAACTCGGCGTGCGGTCCCGCACCGAGCTGGCGCGCCACGTCGCGACCGGGGCGCTCAGGCGGTGA